ACACATAACGAAAGGCGTTTCGCTGTTACAATAGCTGTCAGAAGCTTCTCGGTATCGATATAACTAACATTAACATCTGCTTCTATGAGCTCTTCCATCTTCTCCTCAGAAAAAGAAACGTTTCTCCAGTGATCTTCAACGTTCAAGTATTTCAAAGAAGGTGCATTAACGTTCAACCTCATGAGATGACTTTCACAATTATCAGGACATCTAAGAACCGTCAATCTCAGCAAACAACGTACCGCAATAGATAGAGTTTTCGTGGGCTTATTATCACTCGAACATCTGTCCAAAAACAAATCTTCGAGACTCGGTAAACTAGATAAGAGATTAGAGAGAGATGCATCGCTGGAATACTTCACACATCGAAGCTGCAAGACTTTGAGGGATTGTAATGGGATGATCTGGTTACCATAACCATCTTCAAGACTACAACATTCAATTCTCAAGATCACAAGCGTTTGAAGATGGTAGATTCCCTTCTTTATTTGTAGAGCAACGGGATTAATAATACTGATGAAGTTAAGTTCGCGCACTTGTAGCTTGGCTAGTAGACATCCTCTGAGGAAAACTCCAGAACTAGTTTGTGTTGGAACAATTCTGATATAAAAGCTCTCTAACACCGAAGACTCGAGTAACTCCAGTGTCTTGTTAATGAATACTAAAAACTGAGATTCAGATTTGTGAAAGGTGTAATCATGGTAGAGAGTTGGCAACTTTTTCCAGAGATTTCGCCATCTTTTGGACAAGAGTTGAGCATCAAACGCAGTTTTTGTGTGAACGAAAGACATAATACGCAAGAGTAAATCATCAGGCAACTCACTGATTATGTCCATAACTTAGCAGATCCTTCTCTTTGATTTCACAAACTTCTTCTGCTGGTAATCATCTTTAAACGCAATTGATTTTGTGAAAGATTTTGGATTTTTTTATTAAATAAACGGTAATGTTCTTTGTAAACTCATATGATCTCATGATTTTAATTCCAGTCAGATATTTTACTAAAACAATATGCTTACCATTAATTTTGTAAATCATAAAATATTGGAATATTCTTTTTAGTTAGATTTGCTTTTTCTCTGTACTTTACTTATTATTATCTTGGATTTGCATACAATTTTAAAAGTGGATTATACATATATATATATATATATTAATGTACTATCCCATGTATATTAATCCTTCAGCATTAATTACAACATGTTTTTGTAACCACGTGTCATCACTAAGATAGTAGTGTACAAAAGAATATTATCAATTTTCCTTAAATAAAAGTTACGGAATTATCTAATATGATTAATATATACAGTACATGACAATTAATGATTATGAATAATACATATTTGATAACAATTTTTGTATCCTCTTTGTTTTTTTTTTAATTTATATTATTAAAAAAAAATTAAAATTACATTAAGCCTATAATAAAAAAAAATTCTTATATGTTGTATTTTGAATTTTTTAAAACGGCTATAAATTACAAAAATGGTAAAAGTCTCGCATTGAAATTTTTGTGATCAATTATTTAACTTTTTTTGTTCAAACAAAATACACATGATCGTAAATCATATGAATATGAAGTCTCATTAATAGATATTTGTATTATATATGATATATTAGTATCATTTAAATTAAATTACATACTATATAAAAATATATATAAATATGTTAATTTCAAAATTTTCACTGAAAAATTATTGAGATCTTAATATTTTAATTTTGAATTTTGCACTGAAAAATCTTATTAAAAGTTTTGTGATCAACGATATAAATTTTTGTTACGGCAAATATGCAAATGTTAATAAATTATATTAATATGAAGTGTCAATAATAAATATTTATATTAAAGTATACTATAAATATTTATGTTAATATCAGTAAAATTAAATTATATATTATCTCCATAATATTATTTGAGAAGTCAGTTTCATATGTGTCGCTCTCACGTTAACTCTCACGATAGTTGATTACACTGAGAGTTATTTAGTTTTTTATTGTTTATTTTTTATTTAGTTTACTTTTTAAAAATTTCCAAAAAAACATATACATATAATAAAATAGGGAAACTTTTATAAAGTAAAAAACGAATTAAAAACGAAAATATATGTATATAAAATATGATTTCATAAAAAAACGGAAAATTAACAAAATAGTAGTATTACATTAAAAATAAATTAAATAACATAAAATATACTTTTGAAGTAATAAAATACTTTCTTTATATCTCTATTTTCTTAGATGAAAAATATAAATTTGTATATAATGTGATTTCATTAAAAATAATTTACACAGATAATCTTAATATTAGAAAAAAATATTATTTCTTTTAAAACATAATTTTAAACAATACATAAAAATTCAAAGCAATGTAAATATTTTTATATATCTGTCTATTTTATTTGATGATTATATAAAATAATTAAGTAATATAAACTGATATATGTTTAATTAACTAAACACAGTTTATAATTAGTATTATTGAAATTTTTTATTTATTTTTCATATATTTAGTTGACTATAATATCTTTCAATTACAGCAATAATTATGAATAAATTATATTTTACTTATATAATATTATTTTCAAATAAAATCACAATTTTGTTTACTAATTATTTTAAGAGATATTAAAAAACTAATTTAAAAAAAAAATAAACATCGTTTGATAAAATAGTTACAAAATAGTTTAATGAGGTAGATATATTATATTTTATCATTATTAAAGTTATTTTTTTCTTAATATTAAATTTGCTTTTAAATTTTATGTTTTAACGTTAATGGAACTTAATAGAACCATAATCAAAATATCAAAGCAAATCTGAATTCTCATTTTTAAAATTATTTAAAATTATTTTCAGTTTTCATTCAATAAATCAAAGTCAAAAAGTTATTTAGAATTTATAAAATATTTAATTATTGTAAATATTGATATGTGTTCATGAGCTTTCAAAAATGTATCAGCTACTTATGCATGTAACTTCCTATTGATCGTCGCTTTATTTTCTAATTTTTTAAAAAATATCAACATATAATTTGATAAATATTATGAAAATATATGTACATTTAAACGATAAATAAAATTGATTAGATTTGACTTAATTATAATAAAAAATAATTATACTTCATTTTGAATTTGAAAGAATATATGTAACTCAATATACTCACAACATGAGTGATTCGGCTAATCCAACTTATATCTAAAATCATAGATTTAACTACGATAAGAATATATAATTTATAAGAATAGTAATTTATTTTATAAATATAAATCATAGGACAACTTAAAACATATTAAAATGAAAATAAAATATTAACTATGTTTTGAGTTGATCATTCGTCTAATACTTTTTTCTCTCTAATACCCTATATATCTAGCTATTATAACTGTTTGAATGAGAGATTTGAACTATTTATTATAAGGTTTTTGGTTTATCATTTAATAAATCAAACAATTCTTAGTTTATACATATTTTACATATACTAGAATGGTAAAATATTACATATATATTTTATTGGTATAATCTTAAGTAACTAAACCTCAAAAACATAGGTTAATAAAATAAGTAATTTATTTTGTTGTTCTAGAATTAGATGATTTTTAGATCGAACGGGTGAATATATACTAGAAAGACATTTACATTTCGAGTATGCACTCATATTCAATAATATTCTGATATATTAGATTTAAACACTAACCTGTGAATAGAATTTACCGATGATTTTCTTCAAAAATGTGATTCTTAAATATGTATCTGGAGTGGAATTAATTTTTACAGATTACCATCTTCTTAAATTAACACTTATGTAATTCACCAAATTCACATAAGAAGTTGATAAAAGAAAGAAAACTCATATCAGTGAAACATAAACGAGAACGAAAGCACAATTTTATAGAGGTAGAAAATGAATCACTTATGAATAGTCAATAGTAAACAAATCGAAAGCAGAAAACATAATTCTCTTTCGTCATTTTACAATTGATGTTGCCTATATAATTTAGGTGATTTGTGTCAGCCGGAAAACGTAACTTCATTTTGCGCATATGAAGTCTTGAAAATAATTAAAATGAGTTGTAATACGTTAACTCTTCAACAACGATGATACATTTAAGAGACCAACATTTTTATTCGTCATTTTACAAGCGATAGAGATTGTAGTGTTGCAAAATGTTAAAACCATTTAATGAACAAACATTTGTATAAAAAACTCAGTGCATGTGTGCGGGGTTATCATCTAGTTTTATAATTAAATCTAAGAGGAAACATTTACACCTCTGTTTCTCTGAATAAACATTAGACTAGTTAGACTTGAGTAACAAGGTACGTCTACTAGACTAAATCCTCTCTTTTTTATTTTGCTCTGTTCTTCAGAGAGATTCTCTATTTTTCTCGCAGACTCTGGTTCAGATTCAATTCTTCTTCATATTTTGTTTAAATTTTAGTGTTGTTCTGACAAAATCATCTAGAAAAGTCTTTTATGGACCATCATCAACAAGACAAACCTTAGATAAGTTAGCTTTGAGTAGCAAGGTGCGTCTACTATATTGCCGTATCTAAAAGCATCTCGGTTCCTCTGTTCTTCAGAGAGATTTTCTGTTTTAATGCAGACTCTGGTTCAGATTCATAGTTGACCTCATGAAAAAATATTTGGTTGAGAGTTTTTTTTGTTTAACATGTGATTTAATGGAAGCAGAACGGATACAAGAGTAATACAAAAACAACCAGAAGACATTGAAGCATAACACTCACAAGGGAGACAAGAGTAGAAGAGAAAATCAAAACTCTTCAAAAGACTGAAACACACGAAAATTACATGACTATATACCACTAAACACTGGAAAGAATGTTTGAGAATAACAGAGTACTCTGATGGAATCAAAGTGCTTACTGATATTTAGGGTTTTGAGCACAGAAACTTCTTTGTTTATGAGAAAACAGAGATTCTTGATTCTAGAATGAATAAAAATACTCTGTTTAATAATACTTTGTACTAACAGGTAAAGTCATGGAAATTCAAATCCATACAATAAGAACAATGCATCATCAAATACCAAACGTTTTTTTAAGAAACATTATGAAAGTTGAATTACAATTTGACACGAGGTTGAAGGCTTAGACATAGATTCTAAGAGGAGTGTAATGAAAAGAACCGGAAGGAGATGTGATTGTGGTCTCAAGGTTTAAGGTTACTTGGAAATAGACGAGTATCTGTGGAATCAGAGTGTCTAAGAAGTTTAAGGTTCAACGTTTTAAGAACAGGATCTTCGTGTAATTGCAATGACATGCTAAAAACTAGTCAACTCCAATGGAACCATTGTTGAAAAAAAAAAAAAAATCATCATACTCAAGCTTCTGCATCATCTTCAACAGGGATTTCCATCGTCACTTGTGGACATTGCATAGCTTAGCAAATCTCCAGACAACTGACTGCTCCAATCTGAATATGTAAACATCTTTAGATCAAGAGATAAGAACAAAGCAGAGCTTGATAAGTACAAGAAGAAACAGAATTAACTAAGATCTTCAGATTGCACTGAGGAATCTTGTCAGTAAAACATAGCCAAGTCGTTTTAAACTAAAATTTGGCGGGTTGAGCCAGGCCCTTGCAGAAGTGCAACGCATGGGCGACTCATGAAAGCCCAGATAGCAAGCTATCTTAATGGGTCTCCTCCCTTAAAAAATAGAGTTAATATCGTGTGGCCCGATGGACCACATATCAGATATTAAACTGATAAGAACAGATACTACACTTGATCTTAGCCAAAAGGCCGAGAAAGGTATGATTTGTCTAGTTGCTGGCTTCATTATTTATACCACTTATCATGCCTTCCATGTCTATTCTGTTAGCGATGTGGGACTTTTAAACAGTTATGACAAAACAAAACACTCTCTCTGTCTTAGTGAGTTAGCCAATTGTCCTGAGAGTAATTGGAAGAAAGAGGGAGTTGTCCATCGTCATATGTATCTTATACCTCCTGCAGCAACTATAGTTGATTAAATATTCCTCTGTTTGTTCGTTAATAATATTTTAGTGTTGTTACAAAATCATTTAGAAAAGGTCTCTCTATCTCAGTTTGAAGGTATGTAGTATAGTCAATGCACAAGACAAAACTCAAAATTCTCTTAGAACCAAAGAAGCTCCTCGGTGTTCTTTCTGTCAACAAGGAAAAGAACTTCCAACAATAATAAAGTAAAATTAAGTTTCATAACATAAGAACATTGCATCCTTAGACTCACTTCGAAATGTAGTTTCCGAGTGAGATTCACAGCAAAGATTCTAGGAACTGTTAAGACAACCAGTAAGTCGAATTATAAGCTGACATGAAGTTGAAGCCTTAGGCACAGATTCCAACTCCTTGATCCTCAGCAGCCGTTTCTCCCCGGAACGACCACCTGAATATACAGAGATCTCAGCGGTTTGTAAAGAACGATTTCTTTCTCTTCCTCTGTTCCTTTGTAACATTTCCATCCAAAAGTTTTAAGATGGAAGGACAAGCATTCAGGAACCGAGCTCGGATTAGAGAACAAAGGTGGTGGATCCTTGAACTCTTCGGCTTTACACCTCGTATGCGGAGAAACAGGCCATTTTATTCTCCAATGTATCTCCTGGAGCGTGAGAACTTGAAGTTTAGGGCAATGTTTGAGCAAATGCAGAAGCAGATTACGTGACATTTTTCCGTAAGTAGATAGTTTCAGATGACGAAGCCGCTGAGAAATTGTATCCGCAAGAAGCAGAACCTGGACGCCAAAACATTACAAGGATTACCAAAAAGAGTGTTCTAAATAAAACAGGAGAGAGATACATGGCAAGTTTTAGACGTAGCAAATTTGTAACATCCCTCTTTTCCTCCAAATTTTATAAAATTATTATACATAAATCTTATAACCCCCAAAGTGTAAGAAGAAACATTTTATTAAAATTTACTATAAAATGTTTAGGGTCCTGTGAAAGATATGAGGGAGTTGCCTTGGTAGGATATAAATTTATGGAAAGAAACTCCACAGAAGTAAGAAATCTGAGAAGCTTGTCAGTTTGAGAATAATCAACATGGAGACTAGCCTCCACCAAGTTGTGCAGATCCTCATAAAACTCGAAATTGCTACCGTTGATGTATACCTCTAAGTACTTCAAAGAAGGAGCATTTATCTTGAATCTAGACTTATTGCTAGGATAAGTGCGAACCGAAGTATAATCTTTTATCTCCAATCTCTCGAGAGAAGGGACCGATATGGTGAATAAAGAAGAGCAAGGGTGATCAAAACGGAAACCATAGCGGGGGTCAGTGGTAACGCTATCCAAGGAGAGATCGTTAAGAATAGAACAATCCGACATTAGCCTGCAGAAATCTATTTCCCCACGGAACCTCACACATGTGAGGTGCATACTTTTCAGGGACCGGGGGCTCATCTGTAAAACCATGGCATTCGATCGTGTGGAGTTTCAGGACCACGAGTTTTCGGAAGACTGTATTTGGGAAACTACTATGGAATTTAAGAGAACTCGAGTGTTCCCTCAGTTTGAGGGTTAGGGTTTGGAGAACTGGAGCTTCATGTAGTTTCAGTGACCTTATAAAATATTTTTTAAAGCTACTGGAACTAATTTTAGGACGAGAGTTTGCATCGTACTCAAGCTTTACATCTACCCTGCCCATTTACGTCCAAGCCTGTTTATGTCCAAACCCATTTAATAATGTTCATTTAAAACCCGTTTAAACCAAGTCTATTTAAAGCCCGTTTATGTGAAGCCCGTTTAATATTAAACTCATTTCAAATCCTTTCGAGCCCATTTACTTTAAAAAAAATGAACGTGATCTATTTATAATTAAAGTAACCTATTTCTCTCTTCTATGAAACCCGAGTGCAAAACATTACATTGTTTTGTTTCACCTAAAAAATTCAAAGTTTACAAATGACAGCATAATTAAATTATAAAGTTCACACTTCACATCAAGTGTCCATAAATTACTATTTTCCTTCTTGAACAAGTAGGACCTGTCCATAATCAAAACAGAACCTATTATTACATATTCCATCAAACAAATTATAAACTGATTGAACATAACCAGAACACTATATACCATTATTCCATGAAACATATCAATCTTTTGATGTTGAAAATTCCACTCCAGAACTACTTGCTTTCTTTCCAACATCTTCATTTTCATCAAAGAGATCTTCAATGGCACCTACAAAGTATAAAGAGAAACAGAGTTTATGAAGCGCCATTAGCTGCACAGTTTCAGAGTCCATCTCTGCAAAAAAATAAAGCAAAGTGAGTATTAATGCAACTTATATTCTTAAAATCATTCCACCTGAGAAAGCTAAATAAACAAACGAATAATAGGACATTTGTATCACGAAGCCAAACATATTTATTATTAGCAACAACAGACAGCAACACCATCACAAGTTTGTAATAAATAAATGTTTCCCTTAGTGATATAAAATTGGCTTAAGACATACAGACTCATACACTTTAGTAATCGAAAAGTATTTGTCTTTATGATTTTAACGTCATACACAAACATGCGTGACGTTGTAAGTCATGAACCCAAAAGTCAACAACTTGTAAGTTGTAACAAAGAATTGAAACTTGAGCGCAGTATAACAAGAGAGACACAAAACCAAAATGGAAACGAATTAAACACAAGCAACGACATCATGTTCAACAAACAAACAAATGCAACTCTTGGAAAAAAAAATCAGAAAGATGAGTTTACTGAGAGTTTACTATCTATCTACTTTATCCTTTCTGATGAGTTTACTGCTTTCAACAGGGCTGGTGCTTGTAAAAATCTCTTGAAGAAGAGGCTAGGCCTTTAAAACATTTAAAATGAGTATACGAGTTAAAACATAAACTCTGAACTTCACCAATGAAAAAATGCCAATGATAATGCATAAACTCTTGTTTGGATCAAGACGCGCTAGCAAGCTTTAGAGATCAAGTCCGATATGTTCACAATACACCCTAATATCTACTCTCGCTGACTAGACATGCAATGCTCAATCATAACAGATCTAGCAACATATTACACGGTTAATGAACAGGTTAAACCTAAGATCTAACATTAAGCGGCCAGTTTAATGCAAGCATTAAGAATAGTAATGAATGAAGACAATCAAGGGATTCACTTATCTATGTTTAACTCACGGATCTAACACCCTAGACTAAGCAAGTGGATTACTCAGCCATGGACAGAGAAAACATAGAGATAACAGATGAAGAAAACATGTCTGAATCAATAATAAAAAAGCAAAGAGGGTTTAGAAATCTTCTCCAAAGGATGTAGAGATTCTTCTCCCTTAACAAGAGTACAAGTTTCCTCTCTCTAAAATCTCTCTGAAAAAAAAATAGTGTAGAATGTGTAGAATAATAAGAAAAGATATATATGCAGGTCTGTGGCAGCCAAGGAGTAAAAAGGGAAAGCCCTAGGTAAAATCACGAAATATTTGGAAACTTCCTTAAAAATCTATGCCGCTGGAACAGACACGCCAGACTGCTCCGCACGACTGTTCCGCGTGAAAATCACCAAATTGCACTCTTTCCTGCCTCTTTTCCTCCAACTGGTTTATCTCTCATCCAATGCAACTCCAGACCTGTAATGACTCGAAAGGGACTAGGAAGACTCGATAAAGACTTGAAAACCAATTATAAAACATATATACAAGATGCCAAAAACACCATATATCAATTCCCTCAGACTTAGATCCTTGTTCGTCCTCAAACAATGTCAAGTATCAAGAACATGGAGAAAGGTTTGAAAGTGTGAGAACTCTCCTATTCTCAGCAACCATACTTTAACCACGAATCTCTGAACCATATAAGCAGTAAAACTAGGATAACACACTCTTACCGGAACCCCACTGACTGCTGTTCAAAAACGGCTCCATACTCTACATCTCAAACCTGAAAAAGCAACACTATCGAGATAAAACTCCCTACATTCATTTAAGAGTAGCGTGAGCTTATCATCACATGCACTTTTCAGGGGAGACGGGCTAGGTGTTAAACAGGCTATTTAATGGTGGAGTTAAAAGTGTTTAGGGGCTACCATTTCATTGAAGAGGATGCAGAATATCGCACAAAATGGTAAGAGAGGATAGATCCATTGATGTCCACAGCCTCTACTCGTTTTTGCTCTATCTGGCGCAACTGCTCCGTTTTGGATCACCCATCTGGATGATCAGATCATCTGCCTGCTCTCCAATCTTTCAACTTGGTACCTACTCTTTTGCTCGACCTTCCCCGTGGCTCATGTTTCTTTTCTTTCTTCCCTTTCTCCATCACCTTATTTTCTTTTTTTTGTTTTTGTTTTTGTGTTTTTTTTTTCTAGACGGATATGGTGATGTGACGAAGAATGAGGTAATACATGATGGTTCTGAGTGCCACTGGTGGTTCTGATTTCGCAACCATTCTGGTTCTCCACCCCTGCTCTTGCGCAGTTCATTGGTTATGGAGCGGTTACTCCATTAATCTCCTTGTTCTCCTTTCTGACTAAATTTCTGTAGCAGTAACGAGTAAGAGGCTGCGTTGATCCTTTCCTCTCCGACCTTTTTGCACATATCTGCACATATGACACTGAAAAACAAATGCATGAAAGTGGAATAAACGCTAAGGTGCAAGGTGGGAACTAGCTAAAGATGAGCTAGCCACTCAGGAACAACAAGATGGATATAAAGGATAAGAAGTCCTGAGTATAGGTCTCGTTTCCCTGATCTAGTGCCCATAACAAGAAGAATTAAAGTCCAGATTAGGTTCAGATATAGTGGAGTTGAGTCTACCCAGTGTAACCTGATCGGTGGAGAACTTCCGGAGTGTCAAATGAGATAAGTCAGGGTGTTCCAGGTCCATGGTTCGCCACCGCTAAGGTCACTGAATAAGATAACTAAAGCACGAGATGGTTAGTGATCAACACGGAATAAGGTCCTAATTCCCACAAAGTTTTGACTGACTCGATCATAAAAACTGACTCAAATTGGCTCAAAAGAAAAACAGAAGAAAGAAGCGAGTTAGTAAACGACGAAAACCCTCCCCCAGACTTACTTCACACCGTCCCTGGTGTGAAAATAAATCAGAAAGAAGGTGAAAGAAAGAATAAACATTTTTTTGTTGAGATACTTACCTGAGTGGAGCGGGTGCTCCATGAAAATTCTAGGTGTTCTATCGTCAGATGGTCGTCTGGAACAGCCGCTCTTTTCAAGGGGTAGGTTGTTCCGTTGCTGCAACCCATAATTTTTGAAGTATCTCGGGTTTTTCTGCTTTTTGACCTGAGACTCAATAAACTAAAACGAAAAATAAGAAAACAAAACAAAACCAAGTTATATTTACACTTACTAGTGGGTTGCCTCCCACCAAGCGCTTGGTTTAAGTCACTAGTTTGACTTGGTCACAGGGATCAGTCGGGTTGAGCATGAGGGCTTGTTCCAAAACAAGCTCCACAATCAGACATGTTCAGCTTCAAAACTTTGCTCAACAACCCTTTCACAACAGCTTC
This genomic interval from Brassica oleracea var. oleracea cultivar TO1000 chromosome C2, BOL, whole genome shotgun sequence contains the following:
- the LOC106326591 gene encoding F-box/FBD/LRR-repeat protein At5g56420-like encodes the protein MDIISELPDDLLLRIMSFVHTKTAFDAQLLSKRWRNLWKKLPTLYHDYTFHKSESQFLVFINKTLELLESSVLESFYIRIVPTQTSSGVFLRGCLLAKLQVRELNFISIINPVALQIKKGIYHLQTLVILRIECCSLEDGYGNQIIPLQSLKVLQLRCVKYSSDASLSNLLSSLPSLEDLFLDRCSSDNKPTKTLSIAVRCLLRLTVLRCPDNCESHLMRLNVNAPSLKYLNVEDHWRNVSFSEEKMEELIEADVNVSYIDTEKLLTAIVTAKRLSLCVVTSKILRVNVFFNQLVRLEICTCQQEWWNVLEKVLLSSPKLCILKLHQKHLFGTRDPTVRWKEPSSVPVCFASHLETFEWRGYEGTEDEKKLASYILRNAGILKTVTIYPLISNPDIRRRRILKNHMSNELVKLSGWSFTCKLVFR
- the LOC106323389 gene encoding putative F-box/FBD/LRR-repeat protein At5g56810; translation: MVLQMSPRSLKSMHLTCVRFRGEIDFCRLMSDCSILNDLSLDSVTTDPRYGFRFDHPCSSLFTISVPSLERLEIKDYTSVRTYPSNKSRFKINAPSLKYLEVYINGSNFEFYEDLHNLVEASLHVDYSQTDKLLRFLTSVEFLSINLYPTKVLLLADTISQRLRHLKLSTYGKMSRNLLLHLLKHCPKLQVLTLQEIHWRIKWPVSPHTRCKAEEFKDPPPLFSNPSSVPECLSFHLKTFGWKCYKGTEEEKEIVLYKPLRSLYIQVVVPGRNGC